The following coding sequences are from one Nicotiana tomentosiformis chromosome 3, ASM39032v3, whole genome shotgun sequence window:
- the LOC104107937 gene encoding uncharacterized protein, whose product MSTTVISESVVMNAAAEAQTVTAKLTAQTIEVDFATCECCGLTEECTLPYIQTIRERYQGKWICGLCAEAVKDEMIRCKRLINTEEALTRHLNFCKKFSSSSPPPVDPTVHLIAAMRQLLRKSLDSPKLLRSMPCSPTRNGREMKPNVLVRTESCIPTLSLVESAAYHAMEMDQNCG is encoded by the coding sequence ATGTCGACGACGGTAATCAGCGAATCGGTGGTGATGAACGCTGCGGCGGAGGCACAAACGGTAACGGCAAAACTAACGGCGCAAACAATCGAGGTGGACTTCGCGACGTGCGAATGCTGCGGATTGACGGAGGAATGTACTCTGCCTTATATACAGACGATTCGTGAACGGTATCAAGGGAAATGGATATGCGGATTGTGTGCAGAGGCAGTGAAAGATGAGATGATACGATGCAAAAGGCTGATCAATACGGAGGAGGCGTTGACACGTCACCTCAATTTCTGTAAGAAGTTCAGTTCGTCAAGTCCTCCGCCGGTGGATCCGACGGTTCACTTGATCGCCGCCATGAGGCAGCTGCTGAGGAAGAGTTTGGATTCGCCTAAATTGCTTAGGTCAATGCCCTGTAGTCCGACGAGGAACGGTAGAGAGATGAAGCCTAACGTGTTGGTTCGAACGGAGAGTTGTATTCCTACACTCTCTTTGGTGGAATCTGCTGCTTATCATGCCATGGAAATGGATCAAAATTGTGGATGA
- the LOC104107938 gene encoding aldehyde dehydrogenase family 7 member B4 isoform X1 has protein sequence MSFAKKEYEFLKEIGIGPKNLGCYVNGTWKASGSVISTVNPANNQTIAEVVEASAQDYEEGMQACSEAAKIWVQVPAPKRGEIVRQIGDALRANLQEFGRLVSLEMGKILPEGIGEVQEVIDMCDFAVGLSRQLNGSIIPSERPNHMMLEMWNPLGIVGVITAFNFPCAVLGWNACIALVCGNCVVWKGAPTTPLVTIAMTKIVASVLEKNNLPGSIFTAFCGGAEIGEAIAKDTRIPLVSFTGSSKVGLAVQQTVNQRFGKCLLELSGNNAIIVMDDADIELAVRSVLFAAVGTAGQRCTTCRRLLVHETVYEKVLEPLVDVYKQVKIGDPLEKGTLLGPLHTRTSRENFEKGIQNIKSQGGKILTGGSVIESEGYFVHPTIVEISPKAEVVKEELFAPVLYIMKFKTFEEAVEINNSVPQGLSSSIFTRNPQVLFKWIGAQGSDCGIVNVNIPTNGAEIGGAFGGEKGTGGGREAGSDSWKQYMRRSTCTINYGNELPLAQGINFG, from the exons ATGAGTTTCGCAAAGAAAGAGTACGAATTTCTCAAGGAGATTGGAATTGGCCCTAAAAATCTAGGTTGTTATGTTAATGGCACCTGGAAAGCTAGTGGCTCCGTCATCTCCACTGTTAATCCCGCCAACAATCAG ACTATTGCTGAAGTTGTAGAAGCTTCTGCCCAAGATTATGAGGAAGGCATGCAAGCTTGCTCTGAAGCAGCAAAAATTTGGGTGCAG GTTCCTGCACCAAAAAGAGGTGAGATTGTTAGGCAGATTGGTGATGCACTCCGAGCAAACCTTCAGGAATTTGGTCGGCTTGTTTCACTTGAAATGGGGAAGATACTCCCCGAAGGAATCGGAGAGGTTCAA GAAGTTATTGATATGTGTGATTTTGCTGTGGGATTGAGTCGACAACTGAATGGATCCATTATTCCTTCTGAAC GCCCTAACCATATGATGTTGGAG ATGTGGAATCCTCTTGGGATAGTTGGTGTGATCACGGCTTTCAACTTCCCATGTGCTGTACTTG GATGGAATGCGTGTATTGCACTGGTCTGCGGCAATTGTGTTGTCTG GAAAGGTGCTCCAACAACACCATTGGTTACCATTGCGATGACCAAAATTGTGGCTAGTGTATTGGAGAAAAACAATTTACCTGGTTCAATTTTTACTGCCTTCTGTGGTGGAGCTGAAATTGGTGAAGCAATAGCAAAGGACACTCGAATTCCTCTAGTTTCTTTCACTGGGAGCTCAAAG GTTGGTCTTGCAGTTCAGCAAACAGTAAATCAGAGATTTGGGAAATGCCTACTAGAACTAAGTGGAAATAATGCCATAATAGTAATGGATGATGCGGACATTGAACTTGCTGTTCGTTCTGTTTTATTTGCTGCCGTTGGTACGGCTGGTCAGCGCTGTACAACGTGCCGGAGACTG CTTGTTCACGAGACAGTATATGAGAAGGTACTTGAACCACTAGTTGATGTATACAAGCAAGTTAAGATAGGGGACCCTTTAGAAAAAGGTACCTTACTTGGGCCACTGCATACTCGCACCTCTCGGGAAAACTTCGAGAAGGGAATCCAAAATATCAAGTCCCAG GGCGGAAAGATCCTTACAGGTGGTTCAGTCATAGAATCTGAGGGTTACTTTGTGCATCCAACAATTGTTGAAATTTCTCCAAAAGCTGAAGTTGTGAAGGAAGAATTGTTTGCTCCAGTTCTTTATATAATGAAGTTTAAG ACTTTCGAAGAAGCAGTTGAAATTAACAACTCTGTTCCTCAAGGTTTAAGTAGTTCCATCTTCACCCGAAATCCACAAGTTTTATTTAAGTGGATTGG AGCTCAAGGAAGTGACTGTGGCATCGTCAAtgtaaacataccaacaaatggAGCTGAAATTGGTGGTGCTTTTGGAGGTGAAAAAGGTACTGGTGGTGGCCGTGAGGCAGGAAGTGATTCTTGGAAACAATATATGAGGCGCTCAACTTG TACAATCAATTATGGGAATGAACTACCATTGGCACAAGGAATCAATTTTGGCTAA
- the LOC104107938 gene encoding aldehyde dehydrogenase family 7 member B4 isoform X2: MRKACKLALKQQKFGCRFLHQKEVRLLGRLVMHSEQTFRNLVGLFHLKWGRYSPKESERFKYVISQLTNIQCRQQLYYWKLSVEVIDMCDFAVGLSRQLNGSIIPSERPNHMMLEMWNPLGIVGVITAFNFPCAVLGWNACIALVCGNCVVWKGAPTTPLVTIAMTKIVASVLEKNNLPGSIFTAFCGGAEIGEAIAKDTRIPLVSFTGSSKVGLAVQQTVNQRFGKCLLELSGNNAIIVMDDADIELAVRSVLFAAVGTAGQRCTTCRRLLVHETVYEKVLEPLVDVYKQVKIGDPLEKGTLLGPLHTRTSRENFEKGIQNIKSQGGKILTGGSVIESEGYFVHPTIVEISPKAEVVKEELFAPVLYIMKFKTFEEAVEINNSVPQGLSSSIFTRNPQVLFKWIGAQGSDCGIVNVNIPTNGAEIGGAFGGEKGTGGGREAGSDSWKQYMRRSTCTINYGNELPLAQGINFG, translated from the exons ATGAGGAAGGCATGCAAGCTTGCTCTGAAGCAGCAAAAATTTGGGTGCAG GTTCCTGCACCAAAAAGAGGTGAGATTGTTAGGCAGATTGGTGATGCACTCCGAGCAAACCTTCAGGAATTTGGTCGGCTTGTTTCACTTGAAATGGGGAAGATACTCCCCGAAGGAATCGGAGAGGTTCAAGTATGTAATTTCACAACTCACTAACATACAGTGTAGACAACAGCTTTACTACTGGAAACTTTCTGTG GAAGTTATTGATATGTGTGATTTTGCTGTGGGATTGAGTCGACAACTGAATGGATCCATTATTCCTTCTGAAC GCCCTAACCATATGATGTTGGAG ATGTGGAATCCTCTTGGGATAGTTGGTGTGATCACGGCTTTCAACTTCCCATGTGCTGTACTTG GATGGAATGCGTGTATTGCACTGGTCTGCGGCAATTGTGTTGTCTG GAAAGGTGCTCCAACAACACCATTGGTTACCATTGCGATGACCAAAATTGTGGCTAGTGTATTGGAGAAAAACAATTTACCTGGTTCAATTTTTACTGCCTTCTGTGGTGGAGCTGAAATTGGTGAAGCAATAGCAAAGGACACTCGAATTCCTCTAGTTTCTTTCACTGGGAGCTCAAAG GTTGGTCTTGCAGTTCAGCAAACAGTAAATCAGAGATTTGGGAAATGCCTACTAGAACTAAGTGGAAATAATGCCATAATAGTAATGGATGATGCGGACATTGAACTTGCTGTTCGTTCTGTTTTATTTGCTGCCGTTGGTACGGCTGGTCAGCGCTGTACAACGTGCCGGAGACTG CTTGTTCACGAGACAGTATATGAGAAGGTACTTGAACCACTAGTTGATGTATACAAGCAAGTTAAGATAGGGGACCCTTTAGAAAAAGGTACCTTACTTGGGCCACTGCATACTCGCACCTCTCGGGAAAACTTCGAGAAGGGAATCCAAAATATCAAGTCCCAG GGCGGAAAGATCCTTACAGGTGGTTCAGTCATAGAATCTGAGGGTTACTTTGTGCATCCAACAATTGTTGAAATTTCTCCAAAAGCTGAAGTTGTGAAGGAAGAATTGTTTGCTCCAGTTCTTTATATAATGAAGTTTAAG ACTTTCGAAGAAGCAGTTGAAATTAACAACTCTGTTCCTCAAGGTTTAAGTAGTTCCATCTTCACCCGAAATCCACAAGTTTTATTTAAGTGGATTGG AGCTCAAGGAAGTGACTGTGGCATCGTCAAtgtaaacataccaacaaatggAGCTGAAATTGGTGGTGCTTTTGGAGGTGAAAAAGGTACTGGTGGTGGCCGTGAGGCAGGAAGTGATTCTTGGAAACAATATATGAGGCGCTCAACTTG TACAATCAATTATGGGAATGAACTACCATTGGCACAAGGAATCAATTTTGGCTAA